The genomic window CCGCCGAATCTCCGTACGTTAAAAACGAAAACTCAGAGACATAAATGCAAATGACTTTTTTTCTTCTTAAATGACAGTTTCCCATCCTGATGTGCTCCGTTACTTGTCTGTGAAGTTTTGCCGCTTCGGAACATGACATTTCCCCACAGTGTGGGAGATTTGCTGGGTTGCCATGGAAACTGCGCCACTCTACTACCAGCCTTTCTGCACCTTGAGAGGAAAAATGGTTGTCATTTACATAGTGTAATTTTGCAAGTTAAACTTTTTCCCCAGTACGCTCAGATGATACCAAAAAGAAATAGTGTAGATCAGGGACCAGGGAGAAGCAGACATATGAAATAACAGAAAATGTATGCGAAGGACAGTTCTCTGCTTTCAGCAAACTTGCCTAGGAGTAAAGTATAGTGTGCAACAGCTCAGAAGATTCTcacaaagaacaacaaaatcCAACTTCTGATGTCCAGAGCAGGAAATCTCTAAACCATGGCAGAGATAGCTAATAGAGATAGAAATAGTCAAAATAATCATGTGGTTCGACTCTGTTGGGGCTGTACCACTACATGCTAAAGAGAATTGGGACCATGTGTTTCTAACATGTAagcaggtaggtaggtaggtacacaggcctcattttggacaggggctcacaggagtggcgcgctggaacctctacattttattgtgctctttctttcttaccacaaatacttgcttctgaggtTCATTTTTCaaccccccgtgagaattttgctgaacttaaagatttggcaaactttctaatttGGCATACTCCCCACAAAAACGAGAAAATAACCAAaccacataaagcagacagatggaaatcttcatcacgccactggggccacataggagaaagtcatttaaagtAAGTAAGaggagagtaaggttttatgatgaccattataattcaagaagcattttaaggtagatgctgagctgatataatttagaccaccttctggagatgtcaggggtgtgtggcagatgcaaataagTTTtgtaaaagagaagaagaagaagaagaagaagaagaagaagaagaagaagaagaagaagaagaagaagaagatgatgatgatgatgatgatgatgatgatgatgatgatgatgatgatgatgatgatgatgatgatgatgatgatgatgatgatgatgatgatgatattggatttatatcccgccctccactccgaagagtctcagagcggctcacaatctcctttaccttcctcccgcacaacagacaccctgtgaggtgggtgggctggagagggctttcacagcagctgccctttcaaggacaacctctgccagggctatggctgacccaaggccatgccagcaggtgcaagtggaggagtggggaatcaaacccggttctcccagataagggtccgcacagttaaccactacaccagacagagttgtgctaatgagttccagcacaTTTTTCTACAGCATGACCCCTGTAGGTAGGTCTATAGATAGatgctagacagacagacagatattccCTGCAGTGAGACAGCTAGTATATTACagggaggttctggagctctgctcctgtgaactgcCTAAAATGCGGCCTGAAGTGCTGTAGTGCTGTATTTCATATCCTGGCCTTCCAAACTGATATTTTATATGGAATCTCTtattgcagggatggccaacagtagttctccagatgtttattgcctacaactcccatcagccccagccattgaccaggctggctggggctgatgggagttgtaggcaaaaaacatctggagagctacggctggccacccctgtcttattgGAACGCCACTGCCAGTCTCTATCCTGCAGCATTGGATAGCGTTCAAAAGCTATCAAATGCTGCAGGATAGATACTGGCAGTGGTGCTCCAATAAGAGATTCCATATAAAATATCCGTTTGGAAGGCCAGGATATGAAATACAGCACTACAACTCTACTGAACCCATAAATATAAAAGACggtcctttgaagaaaggttctTCCTGAAACGAAACGGACCGGTTCTTTTTATGATTCGTTGGAATTCAATTAATTTTGTATTGTTTGGACAGTAGGAGTGTGGTGCACAAGATGGTTTTTTGTCTGCGCCATTGAGATATTCACAAGAggatgggcgtttttgcactgaccttactccggagcaacgtccctcttcaccgcgcagcgtctgtgtggatttcgcacacgttgctccgcagaacccggaagagccgcaaagtcccgcggcttttgcgtcgcaaatgtaaactggtttttggcggtttacatttgcgacgcaaaagccgtgggactttgtggctcttccgggttctgcggagcaacgtgtgcgaaatccgcacagacgctgcgcggtgaagagggacgtcgctccggaataaggtcagtgcgaaaacgccctgtatgTTTTGGGAAAGACTGAATACATATCGAATACAATTGCATATATTTTTTCTACACTGAGCGAGAGTGTCATTTCACAGTTTCCGTACCTCCGTGGTCCCGTTCTCCGCGGACGATAAAATGAGGCCTGATGCAGAGTCCTCATGAAGACTCACattgctgcattctggatcattTGGATGGAAAGAAAACTGAGAAAATCAAATGAATGCTGCAAGGGGCTGGATTTCTCTTGCCCCAAATACCCctgctttgttttaaaaaatgttcttgcTCACCCTGATTCGATGGCTGTGATCAGGGCGAGTAAACTCCCAAATTTGCTTGCTTCAGTGGTATGCAGCTCAGACAATTTGCAAACATTTTGGGTAACTGTGCTTGATAACTCTTAGtttcttgagccagtttggtgtagtggttaagtgtgtggtctcttatctgggagaaccgggtttgattccccactcctccacttgcacctgctggcatggccttgggtcagccatagctctggcaggggttgtccttgaaagggcagctgctgtgagagccctctccagccccacccacctcacagggtgtctgttgtgggggaggaaggtaaaggagattgtgagccactctgagactcttcggagtggagggcgggatataaatccaatatcttcatcttcttcttgagtaCGTGAAGGCAGCCAATAAGAGCAATTCTGACTCATGATGCAGTTAGTTGCCAAGTGAAATAAGACAGGAagttatggttgccaatccccaggtgagggcaggggatcccccgggttgcaggctctccccctgcttcagggtcatcaaaaagcggggggaggggaaggaaatgtctgctgggaactctattattccctatggagacttattcccataggaaataatggagaattgatccatgggtatctggggttctggtgaggctgtttttttgaggtaggcaCACCAAacattcagtatagcatccagtgcctcttcccaaaataccccccagatttcaaaaggattggaccagggagtccaatactatgagccccaaaagaaggtgccccatccttcattatttcctatggaaggaaggcatttagaagaagaagatattggattcatatcccgccctccactccaaagagtctcagagcggctcacaatctcctttaccttcctcccccacaacagacaccctgtgaggtaggtgaagatactggatttatatcccaccctccactccgaagagtctcagagaggctcacaatctcctttatcttcctcccccacaacagacaccctgtgaggtagatgaagatactggatttatatcccaccctccactccgaagagtctcagagcggctcacaatctcctttacctttctcccccacaacagacaccctgtgaggtaggtgaagatactggatttatatcccaccctccactccgaagagtctcagaggggctcacaatctcctttatcttcctcccccacaacagacaccctgtgaggtagatgaagatactggatttatatcccaccctccactccgaagagtctcagagcggctcacaatctcctttacctttctcccccacaacagacaccctgtgaggtagatgaagatactggatttatatcccaccctccactccgaagagtctcagaggggctcacaatctcctttatcttcctcccccacaacagacaccctgtgaggtagatgaagatactggatttatatcccgccctccacttcgaagagtctcagagcggctcacaatctcctttacctttctcccccacaacagacaccctgtgaagtgggaggggctggagagggttctcacagcagctgccctttcaaggacaacctctgccagagctacggctgacccaaggccattccagcgggtgcaagtggaggagtggggaatcaaacctggttctcccagataagagtccgcacacttaaccactacaccaaactggctctccaaaaacaccaaaaaggtgtgcagtctctttggaattcaattatgcttgtcacacccttgctcctggccccacccccaatgtctcctggctccacccccaaagtccccagatatttcttgagtcggacttggcagcCTTATGGGAAGTGCTGTTCTGGAGCAGTCTGTCTTCCATTTCAAGCATCGCAAAGCAGGTATTTTTGTGCCCAGTGTAATCAGGGTGCGCTTGTTTTCTAAATGTTctctttttgggtgggggggatatTTGTTATGAcagtataatttaaaaaaaaatcagagtgtttttttttagtagcagcaactcctttgcatattaggccacaccctcctgatgtagccaatcctccaagagtttacaggactcttcgtacagggcctactagaagctcttggaggattggctgcatcaggggtgtgtggcctaatttgcaaaggacttcctgctacaaaaaaataaaagccctgaaaaaaataaatctgtattttttttttaagatgtgaCAAGTAGATGcgaggcgggcgggggggggggggggaatccatctCCAATAATACTTTGCAAAGTATGGGAAAGCTTCTGTTTGAAACAGACTGCCATTGCTAAGGAATACAGAAAGGAACAGCGAAGAACAGACGGGtttgaaaaacacacacaacatTCATTTGCTCGCCATTTAAATGCCTCAACGATTGAGTCAACTGTGTGTTTTGGCTGCCGAGCGAAGTGATGTGCAGCAATaaggaagcaggaagggggagaggagagaaatcTCCATTAAGCTTTGTGACaagttgactgcggggtgacatggtagaggtttacaagatgatgcatgggatggagaaagtagagaaagaagtactgttctcccttaaattgctgagcagtcgggttagaacggataaaagaaagtacttcttcacccaaagggtgattaacatatggaattagggttgccaagtccaattcaagaaatatctggggactttgggggtggagccaggagactttgggggtggagccaggagacattaggggtggagccaagatgaaggctgtgacaagcataattgaactccaaaggtcaaATCCTGCGCGACCCTGCACTCGTgatgggagtggggggtgggatgcggCTTGGCTTCCGCTGGCACCTTCCTGCAAACGGGGCAGGGGCCTCCACTTGCCTCTCTGAGACGGCTCTGCTGGATGTGAACGCCAGCCGACAGCAGCACCATCACCCCAAGCACCGCCAACATGTCCCAGGACGCGACGCGCCACACGGAGCATGCGCCCGCCTCCCCGCGCACAGCCCTACTGTTCCTGGAGCAGCTTTGCTCCAAAGAGCCTTCCAGGGgtgacccccacccccagagagcAGGGAGCGGCCTGAGGCCCAGTCAGCTGTGTGTGGTTCGACTACCTGGGCTGGGGGTTGTTGGCCGGCTGGGAACAATGCACTCGGCGTGCTAAGCCCATAGGAAAGGTCGAGGGCCGCCTTCGGAGTGCTCCGGCGCTTTCTCAAGTTCTTGGCCCAGCGCTTCTCTCCAGAAGCAGCTGCCGCGCAGCAGAGCCGCCCAAGGGAGCAGCAACCTCGCGCCGGGCCAGGTGGCAGCACCGCTCTTGGGACTCCCTCCTCCATCTCCCGCCCGGGGCCGCTCGGGCTTGGCACTGCCGGGCTCAGGCACACACTCCTGCGAGAGTCTCGGCGCGGCGCAAGGAGGGCGCGGAGAGGCGGCGCTGCGCTTCTCGCTTAGCCTTCCCCCGGAGGCAGTGCGGGTGCTGCAGCGCCGAAGTCTGGAGAAGCAGCAGCGGCAACGAGTGCGGACCCCCAGGCACGCCTCGCCCGACGCAGCAAAGCCTCTCCTGGTGCCAGGCTCCAACCCCGGCGGGGACTTGCGCGCCTTGCTCCAGGTCTCCCTCTTGAATGAGCGCCACCGCTACGACGACGTGGAGTATGAGGAAGAGGCGCCTGGCGCCACCGGGGCCTGTAAgccgctggacgaagggctggtGCGGAAGTGCACCGAGTGGCTGCAAGGCGTCGAGAGCGCTGCGGCCCACGACCAAGGCAACAAGCTGGACACCCTGCCCCACTTGAGTACCCTGTGAAAGTCTCACCGGTTCTTCCCCAGGCAGCAGTGCGGACCCCCAGGCATGCCTCGCCCGACGCGGCAAAGCCTCTCCTGGCGCCAGGCTCCAACACCGTCTCGGAGCCTCGCggtgcagccatttcccccctcccccggcttccattttttgggggagcaggggaagaggctggaaaacctggggtcccccgccagggcgggagggttgggaagcctatatggaattcactgccacgggaggtggtggcggctgcaagaatagccagcttcaagagggatttggataaacatatggagcagaggtccatcagtggctattagccacagtatattactggaactgtctggggcagtgatgctctgtattcttggtgcttggggggtggcaaagtggaagggcttctggccccacttgtaaacctcctgatggcacttgatgtTGTTGAGGgggttttggcaactgtgtgacacagagtgctggactggatgggccactggcctgatccagcatggcttcacttatgtgacacagagtgttggactggatgggccattggcctgatccaacatggcttctcttacgttcttctgtgacacagagtgctggactggaggggccattggcctgatccagcatggcttctcttatgttcttatgttgattgCGCTGTGCTGCATGGTGCGGTGAAGGAGAGCGGCAACCCTTTCGATAGCTGCAAATGGAACTGTTCTACATAGCTGGAAATCATTTAAATAGACAAATCCATCTCAGAACATATAAGTAAGTCATAAATAAAGACAGTCTTTTCTTAAACTCCTACCTTTCAGGTTTGATTTAAGTAGGCCCTAGCGATGCTAACcacagccctatatggccgaggacctgcctaccttagggaccgtctcttcccatatgtgccccagagagtactgagatcaggggcACAAAAtcggttgacaatccctgggctgaaggaggccaaattgaagagtacgcgagaaagggccttttcgatcgcagctccacactgatggaaccaactaccagatgaagtgcggaccctgcggagtcttgatcaattccgtaggccctgcaagactacccttttccaactggccttcgtttaatgtggattttagtctactacatacggccatcataaactaccaAGGAGAACATTCAGaacatagcactgtaaatgttagttttaactttgatggttttaattagcaaattatacATTGTACTGATATAATGTTGTATTGtaagttttatattgtaatttggtatttgttttatgttgtaagccgccctgagcctgctgcggcggggagggtgggttataaataaaatattattattattattattattattaggagcaGCTGAACCACTCATCAAAAAATTGGCTGCTTGAACATGGCTGGCAATCAGAACGTGATCCAAACTAACTAGTTTTTGTGCCTCCCTACACAAAACCAGAGATGTGTCCTCTCTGCTAGGGATgttttaactagggttgccattgccagctctggactgtgAACTTCTGGAagatttgggaggtgggggggggttacaatctcctatatctccccccacccacccacaacagacaccctgtgaggtaggtggagctgagagggatcccacagcagctgccctttcaaggacaactctgagagagctgtggctgacccaaggccattccagcaggtgcatgtggaggagtggggaatcaaacccagttctcccagataagagtccacacacttaaccacttcaccaaactggctctctaaaccaTTCAGAGTGCTTGAGTGTTTGTGCACTTGAGTGCTTGTCCTGCAGAGGAAAAAAAGAGGAATCTGACTTCTGAGGCGCCTTCCCGTGTGGAGGCACCCAGCCGTCTCACAGACGGGATGGGGACGGCTTGTGGAGGAGCGTCTGGAGGCTTCAGGACGTCTCAAAAAGAACCGTCCTGATTCGGGACACCTCCCAGCCACCCCAaattgcccatctgttatcagtcaTAAAGTATCAAAATAGGTCTTCTGCTGGAATGATTAGGTCCAACCTCTCCATATGGGCAGCCAATGAGAGCCGATGGAATGTGAGAGACAGCTGGAAAACAGCAGTTGGGAGCTGTGATTGGCTCACTTCCGACAGACATCTTCTAACTGTGCTAAGTTTGACAGTCGAACACATTCTTGGAGAGAAATCAATCCCACCTCTGCTCTTTGCCTGAAGAAAGAATTTTGGTGAGAGTAGgcctgccaagtccaattcaagggttgtgacaagcatcgttgaactccaaagggagttccggccatcacattgaaagggaccgcacacccttgaaatgctttccctccattggaaataatgaaggataggggcaccttgtttgggggctcatagaattggaccacctcatccaatccttttgaaacttggagggtactttggggagaggcactggatgctatgctgaaaatatggtgcctttacctcaaaagcagccccccccccaagccccagatacccgcggatcaattctccattaaactcaatgggaatcaatctccatagggaataatggagtgcccagcagacatttccctccccccccctactttctgatgaccctgaagtggggggagggcctccaaaccaggggatcccctgcccccacctggggatagtAACAAGAAAAGGGATCGCAGTAAATGGGATAggcaatagaagttaaacaactactgtgatgaaaAACAAAGATTTAtagtaaccatttaaaaaccttcatatattttttgctccacattttaaattttacaaacgtcatgttataataaaaatccaatttaagtatccattcatatatttcatattgtaaattaggcatacttcatgttataatagaggtccaatattaacatttccatattgcaaaaaaaaaagtcatatttCATCTTCTAAATCAGGCATACTTCATGTTGCAATAGAGTTCCAATAataacatttccatattgcaaaaaagtctatgagcacccggatataggcccatttcatcagtagacttcctcgggagtaatgcctttctatgttttttcgAGAGTAACAGCCACTAATACTGACCAATATTCATGATTCTTCTTATCACATCTTTACTCTCAATcactccaagacacttaagtGTGTACATTTTTCATGTCTCCTGTTAAGACCTACACTGAGCAtaataaagaaacaaaaatagGTCTTTTGACAGACAGGTTAGGTTCCGCCTCTCCCTAAAAGCGGCCAGCAAGAACTGACAGAGAGGCAGTTAGAGAGGGTGAGAAGTGTGCCCAACTGGGTGAAGCTGAGGCAAAGAGCATTTTAAAACTAAATGGAAAGACAAGTCTGTTTAGAACAAAAGATCCCCAAAATGCTGGAATACAGAAACAGTTCAAAAATACAAGGGAAAAGAAACAATGTAACTTCTACTTTACTTTCTTCAAGGGctattttttttgagcaggaacacacaggaacgcagtttccggctaaggttgccaagtccaattcaagaaatatctggggactttggaggcggagccaggagactttgggggtggacccaggagacattaggggtggagccagggacaagggtgtgacaaggataattgaactccaagggagttctggtcatcacatttaaagggacagcacacctttttaaattccttttttccataggaaataatgaa from Heteronotia binoei isolate CCM8104 ecotype False Entrance Well chromosome 16, APGP_CSIRO_Hbin_v1, whole genome shotgun sequence includes these protein-coding regions:
- the LOC132585262 gene encoding proline-rich protein 18-like — its product is MSQDATRHTEHAPASPRTALLFLEQLCSKEPSRAHRKGRGPPSECSGAFSSSWPSASLQKQLPRSRAAQGSSNLAPGQVAAPLLGLPPPSPARGRSGLALPGSGTHSCESLGAAQGGRGEAALRFSLSLPPEAVRVLQRRSLEKQQRQRVRTPRHASPDAAKPLLVPGSNPGGDLRALLQVSLLNERHRYDDVEYEEEAPGATGACKPLDEGLVRKCTEWLQGVESAAAHDQGNKLDTLPHLSTL